The genomic window AGCTCGGCCTGGATCAGGGGCGGATCGATTACATGGCACCGGTTTCCAACGGCAACGTGCACATGGCGTGGATCGCCTGCTACGCCGCCTATTCCATCAATGGCGTGGCCGCGCTGCACACGGAAATCATCAAGGCCGAAACGCTGAAGGAATGGCACGAGCTTTGGCCGGAGAAGTTCAACAACAAGACCAACGGCGTGACCCCTCGCCGCTGGTTGAAGATGTGCAACCCCCGCCTCGCTTCCCTGCTCACCCGCCTGTCCGGCTCTGATGCTTGGGTCACCGAACTCGATGAGCTCAAGAAGCTTCGCCACTTTGCCGAAGATGACGCCGTGATGGAAGAACTCATGGACATCAAGGCAGCCAATAAGGCTGATTTTGCTCGATGGATTCTGGAACGCGACGGCGTTGAGGTTGATCCCAACTCCATCTTCGACACCCAAATCAAGCGTTTGCACGAGTACAAGCGCCAATTGCTCAACGCGCTGTACATCTTGGACCTCTACTACCGCGTGAAGCAAGGCGAGCAGGTTCCTGCCCGCACCTTCATCTTCGGCGCCAAGGCTGCGCCGGGATATATCCGCGCGAAGGCCATTATCAAGTTCATCAACGAGATCGCGAACTTGGTCAATAACGACGCAGAGGTATCAAAGACACTGCGAGTGGTGTTCGTAGAGAACTACAACGTCTCCCCCGCCGAGCACATTATCCCCGCCTCCGACGTTTCCGAGCAGATCTCCACTGCCGGCAAGGAGGCATCGGGTACTTCCAACATGAAGTTCATGATGAACGGTGCACTCACGCTCGGCACCCTCGACGGCGCCAACGTGGAAATCGTCGATTCCGTTGGCGAGGACAACGCCTACATCTTCGGCGCAAAGGTCGAGGAACTCCCCGAGCTCAAGGCTCACTACAACCCACAGGCGCTCTATGAAACGGTGCCCGGGCTCAAGCGAGCAATCGATGCGCTTGTCGACGGCACCCTCAACGACAACGGCTCCGGCTGGTTCCACGATCTGCGTGGTTCGCTTCTCGACGGCAACGGCTGGGAAACCCCTGACGTCTACTATGTCCTGGGCGACTTCGAATCCTACCGCGAGACCCGCGACCGCATGGCCGAAGACTACGCCGATAAACTCGCCTGGGCTCGCAAGTGCTGGATCAACATCTGTGAATCCGGCCGCTTTTCTTCCGACCGCACGATCAACGACTATGCCCGCGAGGTGTGGAAGCTTGATCCCTCTCCGATTCACTAGGCAATAACAAAAGCGGCGGTGCCATTGCACCGCCGCTTTTTCGTGCCCTTAGATGTGGAGGTCTTCTCCAAGCAGGTGCACATGGATCATGTTGGTGTTGCCAGAAACTCCGGGAGGAGTACCGGCGACGAGCACAATCATGTCGTCGCGGTGGTAGCGATCCATCGCGAGCAGTTGCTCATCGATCTGTGCAAGCATCTCGTCGGTGTCCTTCACCTCGGGGGTGAGGAAGGTTTCTGCACCCCAGGTGAGTGCCAACTGCGAGCGCACGGCCTGATTCGGGGTGAACACGAGCAATGGCAGGTGGGAGTGCAGACGAGCGATGCGCTTCGCGGTGTCACCGGACGTGGTGAAGGCGACGATGGCCTTGGCGTTGAGGCGCTCTGCAATGTCGCGTGCAGAATAAGAAATCACGCCGCGCTTGGTGCGCGGAATGTGGGCGAGATCCGGTACGCGACCATCGACCTCGGCGTAGGACACGATGCGAGACATGGTGCGCACGGTGTTCTGGGGATCAATACCCACGGAAGTCTCACCGGAGAGCATGACGGCATCTGCACCATCGAGCACGGCGTTGGCTACGTCGGAGGCCTCTGCGCGAGTTGGGCGGAGGTTCTCGATCATGGAGTCGAGCATCTGCGTTGCAACGATCACCGGCTTAGCATTTTCGCGGGCGATCTGGATGGCACGCTTCTGGAACAGCGGCACCTGCTCCAGCGGGCATTCGACGCCAAGGTCACCGCGGGCAATCATGATGCCGTCGAAGGCCAGCACAATGGACTCGAGGCCATCGACTGCCTCAGGCTTTTCCAGCTTCGCGATCACGGGAAGGCGGCGGCCTTCTTCATCCATGATCTGGTGAACAAGCTCAACGTCTGCAGCCGAGCGCACGAAGGACAACGCGATGATGTCAACGCCGAGGTTGATGGCGAAACGCAGGTCGCGGATGTCTTTTTCGGACAGTGCGGGCACCGAAATGTCCATGCCGGGCAGCGAGACACCCTTGTTGTTGGAAACAGGGCCGCCTTCAACTACGCGGCAAACAACGTCGTTGCCCTCCACGTCGACGCATTCCAGGGCAACCTTGCCGTCGTCGACGAGCAGGCGGTCGCCGGTCTTGGCGTCCTTGGCCAGGTTCTTGTAGGTGGTGGAGACGCGATCGTGGGTGCCTTCAACGTCTTCGACGGTGATGCGAACGATCTCGCCTTCTTCCCACACGGTGGCGCCGTCGGTGAAGCGACCCAGGCGGATCTTCGGGCCTTGGAGGTCAGCCAGGATGCCCACGGCTTTTCCGGTGTTGTCCGTGGCTTCGCGAACCCACTTGTAGTTCTGCTCATGATCTGCGTGGTCGCCATGCGACATGTTCATGCGAGCGACATTCATGCCGGCTTCCACGAGTCCCTGAATTCCTTCGGCACTGGCGACTGCCGGGCCGAGCGTACAAACGATTTTGGTGCGACGTTCCATGACTCAAACGATAACCGCCTCGTCAAAGGCTTGCACTTTAGTGCGCAAGACCGCCCGCCGAAGCATTTGCACAGCACTCGTGGAAAATCAGACCAAACCGGACATGAGCGGGCATAGTCAGAAAAAATCCAACGGAATTAACACGGGAGTGTTTTTTGTCACACCTTCGTGGTTTCGCCACGCACTTCCGCCTTCGACTCACGCCCCTTGGGCAAGAGGAAGAAGACGATGAGGGCGACCAAGAAGACGACCGCAGAGACGACCACGTTCACGCGCTCACCAAAGATCAGCGTGGCCTCGTCCACCCGGACATGCTCGATAAAGAACCGGCCAAGGCAATAACCGGCAACGTAAAGTGCAAAGACTCGACCGTGACCGAGCTTGAATCGACGATCCGCCCACAGCAAGAAGGCGAAAACCAGGAGATTCCACAACAGCTCGTAGAGGAAGGTCGGATGTACCACGTCAATAACCTGCCCTGTGGAGTGCCCAGTCAGCGGCGCATACTGGCCAGCCTCGTTCATGCGCTGATACAGCTCCAGGCCCCACGGCAAGGATGTTGGGCCGCCGTAGAGTTCTTGGTTAAACCAATTGCCCAAACGCCCAATAGCTTGAGCCAGGATCACCGCAGGTGCCACTGCGTCAGCATAAGGAGCAAAAGGGACACCCTTGTGCCGCAGATAAAGGAAGACCGCAAGGGTTCCGAGTGCAACTGCGCCCCAGATCCCCAACCCACCATTGGTGATCTTCAAGGCATCCACTGGATTACAGGTATCGCAGAAATATTTCTGATGGTCCGTAATGACGTGATACAGCCTACCGCCGATGATGCCGGCTATTACCACGACAATGGCAGTGTCAGTAACAACCGTTGGATCACCGCCGCGCGCTGCGTAGCGCCGCTGCGAAACCCAGATAGCCACAAGAATGCCGATGATGATGCAGATGGCATAGGCGCGAATGGGAATAGGCCCGAGCATCCACACTCCCTGCGGTGGTGATGGGATAGAGGCAAGCAAGTGGGAAGTCACAATTCTTTACTCCGCGTAGATTTCAATACCGTCGAAGGGGATTCTAGCGGGAAGGGCAGGCCGGGTGACGCCCGGCCGCAACGAGCACCCGACATGCTTCACGAGGGTTCGCAGCAGTGACAATGCTTTCGCCAATCACCACCGCATCCGCGCCGCTTGCCGCATAGCCCAGGAGCTCACGCACACTTCGCACACCAGAAAGCGCAATGCGGAAAATATCTTCCGGCAAACCCGGCGCGATAATTCCAAATGCCTCCATGTTCAATTCCATGGTGGAAAAATCGCGGGCGTTCACTCCAATCACCTTGGCGCCCGCACTCAGGGCCCGGTCGGCTTCCTCTGGATTTCTCACCTCGACCAAAGCCACCATCCCGAGCGATTCTGTGCGATCAATCAGTGCCGCGAGGTGGGCTTGCTTCAGCACGGCAGGGCGCAGGGTGAGCATATCCGCGCCAAAGCAACGCGCTTCGTGAATCTGGTACGGATCGACAATGAAGTCTCGACACAACACCGGTACTTCAATCGCCGCGCTAATCGCCGCCATCTCTTCGAGTGAGCCCAAGAAGCGGCGTGGATCGGTGTGACAGGAAATGATTGCGGCACCTCCGGCAACGAGCTCTTGAGCCAGAGCCACCGGCTGGTCAATTGCAGCCAGCATGCCACGAACCGGTGTCGCGCGTTTAATTTCCGCGATAACCTCGCAACCGGGTTGTTCAAGCGCGTGGATGACATCGCGCGGAGGGCTGCAGGCGCGCGAGCGGGCTTTGATGTCTTGAAAAGTTACGCGCGCTTCTCGGGCAGCGACGTCACGTTGAGCGTCGCTGATGATCTGGTGAAACACCGAAGTCATGTCGATCTTCCCGAGTGTAGATATGGGCGCTTTTAACCAGGGTACTGTGAGCAGACTGTGGGAAGGAAATCGCTAGGTACTAGCGATCAGTCGGGTCAATATCGGCGTCCATGGCATCCCACAAGGCACGCTCGGAGTCGGGATCTTGATCCAATTGTTCCTGCGTAACTTCCGAACGCTGGTACTTATCCCGCTGATCCTTACCAGGCCGCCACGCCAACAGTGCTCCGCCGAACACGGCGATCGCGCAACCCAACAGTCCCAACACCGGGGCCAGGGGCTGCAGCGCGATGTCGGTGATCTGCGCCCACGAGGTGAGCACCGCAACGCCTTGATCGTCGCGCTTTACCAACAGCTTGTGCATGCGTTCCACACTCGCCTCGGTGCTCAGCGCTTGGATCACCGGCAGGGCACCGAGTGCCCCTACGATCGCAGCCGCAGCGCCGATGATTCGACGCCCAGTACGCCTTAACGCGAGTCCCGCGATACAGGCGGCGCCGAGCGCCAAGGCAATCGCCGTGAGCTCCTTCGACCAGGTTGCACCACGAACCATCGTCTCGACGGCGCCGGTCTTATCGTCGAGCGCGTTGACGCGATACCACGGGAGGGAGGCGGAGGCTCCCAGCAATCCGGCGGCGAGTGCCAGCAACAGGCAGGCGAGCCTTTTCATTCGTCTCCTAGGATGAGGTCTGAATCAAAACAGGTGCGAGTGCCCGTATGGCACGCAGCACCGATTTGCGTGATCTTCAGCAATACTGTATCGCCGTCGCAATCAAGGCGGACTTCGTGCACGAACTGCGTATGACCGGAAGTTTCCCCCTTGACCCAGTACTGATTGCGCGAACGCGAGAAATAGGTGCCTTTTCGGGTGGCTAGCGTGTACGCGAGAGCATGCTCGTCCATCCACGCCATCATCAGTACCTCGCCGTCGAGTGACTGCACCACGGCAGGCACCAGCCCTTGGTCATTGAATCGAACCCTGTGAAGGATCTCCGGCGCGAGCTCGGCGTCTTCTGGGCGCTGAGGCTGCGACTCGCTCATTGGCGCACCTCGTATCCAGCATTGGCAATCGCAGTCTTCACTTCAGCGATGCTCACCTCTCCGAAGTGGAAAATTGATGCGGCTAGCACCGCGTTGGCACCGGCTTCAACAGCAGGCGGGAAGTGCATCGCCGCTCCGGCGCCTCCCGAAGCGATAACGGGGATGTGCACAGCTGCTCGAACGGCGCGTAGCAGCTCGAGATCGAAACCAGCTTTGGTGCCATCGCCGTCCATCGAGTTGAGCAGGATTTCCCCTACTCCGAGTTCTTCGCCACGCTTGGCCCATTCGATGGCGTCCAGGCCCGCCGATCGCGAGCCACCGTGCGTGGTCACTTCAAAGCCCGAGGGCTGCTCCAGACCCCCCTCAGGCACCCGGCGTGCGTCCACACTAAGCACAATGCACTGGGAGCCGAAACGCCTGGACAGCTCGCGTAGCAACTCTGGGCGCGCGATGGCGGAGGTATTCACGCTGACTTTGTCGGCGCCTGCTCGAAGCAGTTGATCCACGTCCTCGGCGCTTCGCACTCCCCCGCCAACGGTCAGAGGAATGAACACTTGATCCGCAGTACGGCGAACGACCTCGAGCATGGTGCCGCGTCCGTCCTTCGAGGCTGAGACGTCTAGAAACGTGAGCTCATCCGCGCCCTCGGCGTCGTAACGCGAGGCGAGCTCGACGGGGTCGCCTGCGTCGACAAGCCCTTGAAAGTTCACGCCTTTGACTACGCGTCCTTGGTCCACGTCGAGGCACGGGATTACTCGAATTGCGACGCCCACTGGGACTCCTTACTTTGGGTTTGCATTATTTCCATGACAATGTCGTGAGCCTCGGCGTCACCGATCACTGCCCCGACGGCGCCGAGGTGCCAGGGGTTACCCCAAATGTCTGTCACCGTCTTGCCAGCGGCTCGGCCAAGAAGCACGCCTGCTGCGTTGTCCCAGACATTTGGGCTGAGCGAGACTCCGACCGCAAACACCCCGGCGGCGGCGTACGCCAGGTCCACACCAACCGAACCTGTGATGCGCGGGCGCAACTTGGAGCAGGCCAGCGCACCGAGAATGTCCATACGCATCACCTGAGGCACCGGCGACTTCGTGCGCGTGGTGATCGTGGAGAAGCCAACGTGGCTGACGTCCTTGCCGCCGGCACTAGCAGGGCAGCGCAGTGCCTCACCTTCGCAGGCGGCGAAGCGCTGGCCGGCCAAAGGCAACGAGGTGACAGCTACCTTCGGTTGACCGTCCTCAATCAAGCTCAACAAGATCGCGGACATGGGATTGCCCACCGAATAATTGGAGGTGCCATCAATTGGGTCGATGACCCACATGCGTTCTGCCTGCTGCCCGCCGAGTTCTTCACCCACCACCGCGATACCGGTGCGTGTCTGGAGCCGCTCACGAAGCAGCGTTTCAATGTTGAGATCGACCTTTGTGGCGAAGTCTCCCTCGCCTTTACGAACAGCCGGTTGAGCACCGTGGCCTTCTACGAAGAGCACTTCGGCCTCGTTGATGCACTCCAGTGCGATATCGAGCAACGCTGAGTATCGGCTCATAGTGCCTGCAGTGCCG from Corynebacterium gerontici includes these protein-coding regions:
- the hisI gene encoding phosphoribosyl-AMP cyclohydrolase, which produces MSESQPQRPEDAELAPEILHRVRFNDQGLVPAVVQSLDGEVLMMAWMDEHALAYTLATRKGTYFSRSRNQYWVKGETSGHTQFVHEVRLDCDGDTVLLKITQIGAACHTGTRTCFDSDLILGDE
- a CDS encoding inositol monophosphatase family protein; amino-acid sequence: MSRYSALLDIALECINEAEVLFVEGHGAQPAVRKGEGDFATKVDLNIETLLRERLQTRTGIAVVGEELGGQQAERMWVIDPIDGTSNYSVGNPMSAILLSLIEDGQPKVAVTSLPLAGQRFAACEGEALRCPASAGGKDVSHVGFSTITTRTKSPVPQVMRMDILGALACSKLRPRITGSVGVDLAYAAAGVFAVGVSLSPNVWDNAAGVLLGRAAGKTVTDIWGNPWHLGAVGAVIGDAEAHDIVMEIMQTQSKESQWASQFE
- the pyk gene encoding pyruvate kinase, with product MERRTKIVCTLGPAVASAEGIQGLVEAGMNVARMNMSHGDHADHEQNYKWVREATDNTGKAVGILADLQGPKIRLGRFTDGATVWEEGEIVRITVEDVEGTHDRVSTTYKNLAKDAKTGDRLLVDDGKVALECVDVEGNDVVCRVVEGGPVSNNKGVSLPGMDISVPALSEKDIRDLRFAINLGVDIIALSFVRSAADVELVHQIMDEEGRRLPVIAKLEKPEAVDGLESIVLAFDGIMIARGDLGVECPLEQVPLFQKRAIQIARENAKPVIVATQMLDSMIENLRPTRAEASDVANAVLDGADAVMLSGETSVGIDPQNTVRTMSRIVSYAEVDGRVPDLAHIPRTKRGVISYSARDIAERLNAKAIVAFTTSGDTAKRIARLHSHLPLLVFTPNQAVRSQLALTWGAETFLTPEVKDTDEMLAQIDEQLLAMDRYHRDDMIVLVAGTPPGVSGNTNMIHVHLLGEDLHI
- a CDS encoding TIGR02234 family membrane protein gives rise to the protein MKRLACLLLALAAGLLGASASLPWYRVNALDDKTGAVETMVRGATWSKELTAIALALGAACIAGLALRRTGRRIIGAAAAIVGALGALPVIQALSTEASVERMHKLLVKRDDQGVAVLTSWAQITDIALQPLAPVLGLLGCAIAVFGGALLAWRPGKDQRDKYQRSEVTQEQLDQDPDSERALWDAMDADIDPTDR
- the hisF gene encoding imidazole glycerol phosphate synthase subunit HisF, producing the protein MGVAIRVIPCLDVDQGRVVKGVNFQGLVDAGDPVELASRYDAEGADELTFLDVSASKDGRGTMLEVVRRTADQVFIPLTVGGGVRSAEDVDQLLRAGADKVSVNTSAIARPELLRELSRRFGSQCIVLSVDARRVPEGGLEQPSGFEVTTHGGSRSAGLDAIEWAKRGEELGVGEILLNSMDGDGTKAGFDLELLRAVRAAVHIPVIASGGAGAAMHFPPAVEAGANAVLAASIFHFGEVSIAEVKTAIANAGYEVRQ
- a CDS encoding glycogen/starch/alpha-glucan phosphorylase, yielding MRESSSDLTQRIAGFVRSASGTTPEDATDRKFWFGLSGAVMDALAEDWAETTKAYNATRQQHYLSAEFLMGRALLNNLTNLELEDEVAAAVRESGHELSDVLEAENDAALGNGGLGRLAACFLDSCATQNYPVTGYGLLYRYGLFKQTFDNGFQAEEPDAWREDGYPFTIRRDNEQRIVRFDDMTVRATPYDMPITGYGTDNVGTLRLWKAEPMAEFDYDAFNSQRFTDAIVERESVMDICRVLYPNDTTYAGKVLRVRQQYFFVSASLQQMIDNFLAHHEDLRDFAKYNCIQLNDTHPVLAIPELMRLLLDDHGMSWDDAWKVTCETFAYTNHTVLAEALEQWNVTIFQQLFYRVWEITQEIDRRFREHMAQLGLDQGRIDYMAPVSNGNVHMAWIACYAAYSINGVAALHTEIIKAETLKEWHELWPEKFNNKTNGVTPRRWLKMCNPRLASLLTRLSGSDAWVTELDELKKLRHFAEDDAVMEELMDIKAANKADFARWILERDGVEVDPNSIFDTQIKRLHEYKRQLLNALYILDLYYRVKQGEQVPARTFIFGAKAAPGYIRAKAIIKFINEIANLVNNDAEVSKTLRVVFVENYNVSPAEHIIPASDVSEQISTAGKEASGTSNMKFMMNGALTLGTLDGANVEIVDSVGEDNAYIFGAKVEELPELKAHYNPQALYETVPGLKRAIDALVDGTLNDNGSGWFHDLRGSLLDGNGWETPDVYYVLGDFESYRETRDRMAEDYADKLAWARKCWINICESGRFSSDRTINDYAREVWKLDPSPIH
- the trpC gene encoding indole-3-glycerol phosphate synthase TrpC, giving the protein MTSVFHQIISDAQRDVAAREARVTFQDIKARSRACSPPRDVIHALEQPGCEVIAEIKRATPVRGMLAAIDQPVALAQELVAGGAAIISCHTDPRRFLGSLEEMAAISAAIEVPVLCRDFIVDPYQIHEARCFGADMLTLRPAVLKQAHLAALIDRTESLGMVALVEVRNPEEADRALSAGAKVIGVNARDFSTMELNMEAFGIIAPGLPEDIFRIALSGVRSVRELLGYAASGADAVVIGESIVTAANPREACRVLVAAGRHPACPSR
- the lgt gene encoding prolipoprotein diacylglyceryl transferase, giving the protein MTSHLLASIPSPPQGVWMLGPIPIRAYAICIIIGILVAIWVSQRRYAARGGDPTVVTDTAIVVVIAGIIGGRLYHVITDHQKYFCDTCNPVDALKITNGGLGIWGAVALGTLAVFLYLRHKGVPFAPYADAVAPAVILAQAIGRLGNWFNQELYGGPTSLPWGLELYQRMNEAGQYAPLTGHSTGQVIDVVHPTFLYELLWNLLVFAFLLWADRRFKLGHGRVFALYVAGYCLGRFFIEHVRVDEATLIFGERVNVVVSAVVFLVALIVFFLLPKGRESKAEVRGETTKV